A stretch of the Capsicum annuum cultivar UCD-10X-F1 unplaced genomic scaffold, UCD10Xv1.1 ctg996, whole genome shotgun sequence genome encodes the following:
- the LOC124895790 gene encoding uncharacterized protein LOC124895790 — protein sequence MPEAAGGKAIAATAALFSSPRRRTPSHQRDLASAFIFPLPNENNTNSRSSRCRRPPLRHLFSSSPSLHCPSAAANGIRRHHRRFWQYHRKILKYMMDSHFQGLVIS from the exons ATGCCAGAAGCAGCCGGCGGGAAAGCCATAGCTGCCACCGCTGCTCTGTTCTCTTCCCCACGCCGGAGAACACCATCCCACCAGCGAGATCTGGCCAGCGCTTTCATTTTCCCGCTACCCAATGAGAACAACACCAACAGCCGCTCCAGCCGGTGCAGGCGACCACCACTACGTCACCTGTTTTCTTCCTCTCCTTCTTTACACTGTCCAAGCGCCGCCGCTAATGGAATCCGCCGCCACCACCGCCGTTTCTGGCAATATCACCGGAAAATTCTAAAGTACATGATGGATTCACATTTTCAG ggACTAGTAATTTCATGA